TATCGTATTCGTCATCGTTCATAGTTCTACATACAATATATTACTATATTGTTTTCAGGTGCTCAAGGAGGAAACTGCTTCACCTGCTGAGCTGGCAAAGCATTACATGGGATCTAGACAAGACTCGAAGTTGCTTCCAAGAACACCAATCACAGCAGTGGCTCAAAAGACCGCAAACAGTTTAGGGAATCTTGAAAATGGTTTTGCGACACCAAGATCTCGAGGCAGATCTGCAATGTACACCATGGCTCGCGCACCGTATTCTAGAAGTCCTTTAAGTTTTAGCCAACAGGTTTTGCTTGATCTGCTTTTCTCTATTCAACTTACTTTGCAATATTGCTGAAGTAGAATTTGTTTATGCTTACATCATATTCAGGGAATCAAGTCAGATTATGGTCATGATGCTGCATTGACATCTTCTCAAGGGCATGAAGGGAAAATGGTACTTTTGTAATACTACATGATAGACATGGGCAACTTGTCTGTTTTTTAAGTTAGTGATGAACACATTTGGATTTCACACATAAAAAGGTTCAgaacttttaaacactttgattTTGGGCAGTCTGATCTGGTAACTGCTAATCCAATCAAGATGCAGACCTTAGTAACTTTGACCCTGTTGACTTTTTTTCTGATGTCGtcatagggctgcaaacgaacctaACGAACACGAAGACgaccttgtttgtgttcgtttggtaaggaaatatatgtgttcacgaactgttcatgaacacttaccgaacgggaTTTTATGTTTGTgcttgttaaggaaatgaacgtgttcgttTGCTAATTTTAGGCAATgagtgttcatgaacacaaactaatgtcCATTAACACAAGCGGaaataaatgaacacaaacaagcgtttatgaacataatatatattacatcgatattaattaaatattttatttgtcggaattctgaagtatttaaataaaatataaaaactaaaaacactaataaactatcgaacacaatcgaacatatacgaacacgttaccgaatgttcacgaacataaatgaacgaactcattctctgttcatgttcgttcatttaactataCAAACGAAGTTTCTTGTTCATGTCCGTTTGTCTAATatacaaacgaacacaaatgaacttcccgctgaacagttcacgaactgttcgctgaatgtTTGGTTCGTTTACTGCCCTACACTTGATTAATACTTTTTTAAAAAACTTTTTTATGAGTCCAAACATAGTGTGTTAGCCCTAATAGAAATCAAACCATAGTTCATTTTTTTATGCAATCTGCTTTGTAGAATatgttttttaattatttctaCCTAACTGTTTTTGACGTTCTTCATCAGGCACTAAAACGTAGGAGTTCTGTACTAGATGATGATATCGGGTCTGGTGGGCCGCTTCGTAGGATTCGGCAGAAAGCTAATCTTTTGTCACAAAGAGAGAAGAAAGAACTTGGGTACACCACTTTTCAACAACCGGAGGATTCGGGCCAGTATCTGCTTTTAACAAACGCATCTGAACCAAGAGGCTCAGACTACGCTTCTGTTCCAACAAAAGCCACCCAAACAGCCAACAAAATATTGCAACACCTCGACAAACCAAACTCAATAGAAAACAAATCACTCTCAACACTTGCTGGAATGAACGAGAAAACGCCAAATAAACTAAGGTTAGATATGCTTCACGGTCAAGCTCTTAGAAGCTTGGAGAAAGCGGATTCACCTAAATTGGATTCAAGCTTTCGTGATATTCAGAAACCGGTGGTATCAGAGTTGACTTTGCAAAGTAAAAGTAAAGACAAGACTGAAGAAAATGGTTTAAGGAAGTCTACTGTATCTAGTAACGTGTTGACTTTGGTCAATGGTGATAATGATATGCCAGATACTTTGAAAAACAAAGCACCGGTTGTTGAATTTACTTATTTACCTTCGAATACAGAAGAGCCTCAAAAGAAACATGCTTTTCAGATGAGTGCACCTGAGGATTACTTTGAGATAGATGATGACGAGGATGATGTTCATGATAACGGGCATGTGTCGTTGCCATTGGTGGAAAATAATAAACCCGAGACCTCTGCTGCTGACATCATCAAAACCCCTACACTAGTTGAAGTTTCCAAAACTTCTGAATTAGTCGAGTATAATAAAGCCGTGTTTCCTGCGGCTTCTAAAGTTCCAGAACAGGTTGAGTTAAAAGAAGCTGAAAATGATAATAAACCTATTTCATCTCCGTTGTCTCCATCAGTTACAACGACACAGACAAGTGTGCTTACAAACTCAACTTCACAACAGGAAAACGTTGCTTCGGTAAAGGTGTCGCCATTCGCGTTTTCTGCTAATGAACCTTCAGAATTCAAACCAAATGCTGGTTCAGATCCGAAAGAAATCGTCCCCGTCAGGTTAGAACTTAGAACATCCGTTTATTTACCTTTTTTTTGTTAGTTGATTGCATCATTTCCGAAATTGAAGTTACTAGTTGTGTAATGATGATGGATCCTCATCTTTATTGTGTTTGTGCAGCGTGTTCAATTCAGTTACAAAGAATGATCATGTAAAAGTTTCAGTTTTCAACAAGGATGAAAATAAAATGTTTGGGAAATCGGAGTCTTTATCCGCTGCTGTTTCTGCAGCCACATCAACAGATGGTATATTCGCGTTTGGCGCATCCAACAAGAACTTAAGTAGCCTCGACACAACACCTGCTTCAAACCCTCCTACTTTTCCTTCGGTGGCTCCTTTTTCAGCTTCCGTAAGTACCACCGCCATGGCTCCCTTATCAACCACCACTACTACCCCTGCTGTTAGTTTCTCGACTTCTGTGTCACCTCAAGTTTTCAGTTTTGGGTCTGTTACTTCAACAGCACCAAGCACTTCAGTGGTGGAAACTGGGAACACCAGCACCAGCTCGCCTTTTGCTATCACAACatttgccaccaccaccaccaccaccgaaaGTGGCCTCTTTGGCTTCGGTTCTTCGGCAGCGGCTACGTCCACTACCACCACCGGAAGTGGTCTCTTTGGCTTCAGTTCTCCAACAGCAGCTACTTCCAccgccactaccaccaccacagGAAATGGTCCTTTTGGCTTCAGTTCTGCAGCCGCAGCAGAAGCTACTTCAAcagccacaaccaccaccaccgccacaggAAATGGTCTCTTTGGCTTCAGTTCTCCGGCAGCAGCTACttcaacaaccaccaccaccacaggaaaTGGTCTCTTTGGCTTTAGTTCTCCTGCAGCAGCTACTACAACCACCACGGCGAGCGGTCTCTTTGGCTTCAGTTCTCCAGCGGCAGCTACTtcaaccaccgccaccaccaccggaAGTGGTCTCTTTGGGTTCAGCTCTCCAGCGGCAACTACttcaaccaccatcaccaccaacacCACCGGAGGTGGTCTCTTTGGCTTCAGCTCTCCGGCAGCAGCTACTTCAACCACCGCGACCACCACTGTCGGAAATGGTCTTTTTGGTTTCAGTTCTCCGGCTGCAGCTACTTCAACTACCACCACCGGAAGCGGCCTCTTTGGCGTCAGTTCTTCGGCAGCAGCTACTtcaaccaccaccgccgccactgGAAGTGGTCTCTTTGGCTTCAGTTCTCCGGCAGCTGCTACATCAACGACCACCGCCACCGGAAGTGGCCTCTTCAGCTTTGGTTCTTCCGCAGCAGCTCCTTCAACCACCAGTTCTCTGTCACATGGGTCTTTCTTTAACGTCACTAACGGTTTTCAGGCAAGCACCCCTGCATCTTCCACCAGTACTCTTTTTGGATCGTCAGCTCCTGCTTTCAGTTCCACATCAAGTTTTGGTATCACTTCCGTGGGACCCGCTTCAGAGATCAAATCTGGTAATTCAACTAGCGGGTCCACCACTTCCATATTCGGTTCCAGTTGGCAACAACCTCAACAGTCATCTGGATTCGGTTCTACATTCACTTCTTCTCCATCAACTTCAGTGTTCTCTTTTGGGGCATCTTCTACACCCGCGTCTTCATTTGGTCCATCTGTTTTTGGAAACTCAACTCCTGTTTTTGGAGCTACACcgaataataatattaataataacaataataatggtGATCAGATGAGTATGGAGGACAGTATGGCTGAGGATTCGATGCAAACTCAAAGTCCGGTATCTCCATTTGGTCAAGCTCCAGTGAGTACAACTACACCAGGGTTCATGTTTGGTTCAGCCACCCCGACACCGACACCATCGTTAACCCCCGCACCAGTTTCTTTCTCGTTTGGTGGGCAGCAGAACCAAGCACCGGCGCCTCAAAATCCGTTCCAATCATCGAGCGTAGAGTTCAATGCCGGAGGTGGGAGTTTCTCGTTGGGATCGGGTGGTGAAAAGTCGAACAGGAGGATAGTTCGGGTTATGAAAAGCAAGAACAGGAAGAAATGAGCGGCAGCAGGTGCTTTTGGTGTCGGGTATTTGTGTTTAGATTCTGTTGATGTTGTCGAGTATTGTTGTTGTTAGAATGTTATTATTAGATCACAATTTTGGAACGAGGGTTTGAAGTTTCAAAGGCATATATGTTACTGTACTAGTTGAAATAGAGATTTCTGGTTCAAACTGTGTttcatttttaaaaataattgtAATATTAAAGATAATGATGATGTATCATTACAAGTGTTATTCACCATATTGGGAATTTATTTACCCAATTAATGATATGAGTGAAATTCGAATTGAAACCTATAAAACTAACTCGAATCTGAATGTTTAAATCCGGTTAGCTTCAATTATAACATTATTAAGGTAGTTTGCTTCAAAACTCAAACCAAACATACacaactttgtataatatattccaactcaaaaatacaaaagaaacCAAACAAAAACGTTCCAACTTTATCGACACATTCAAAGATACAAAAACAGGAAATTTTCGAACGCATTTTATGGAACCACTAAACTGTTACTTTACAATGCGCGAAACCATGGTCCCTAGCATCATGTTTAATAAAAACTATCAACAGCACTAGTTTACAGTCAACATAAAGACAAATCACCAGGGGACCAGGAGAAAATAGCATACTGGATGCAGAAATTAAGAAAATGCGCAAACAATGAAACCATGATTTAGGTGAACCAAAAGTTTAATCACTCGCAGGAGAAAATAGCTCTGAGACTAACTTGACCACCCCCGACATCGGTGCATCATCCTGCAAAATATCATTATTTTTATAAGAACTTTAGAATTGTATCTGTAATTGTacttgaagtttttaaagaaatgATCCTAGCATACCCATAAACAGATGGGGatttaaagagtaaaatgccattttcgtccctgaggtttggccagttttgcgactttcgttcaaaggttggtttttccgcatctggatccaaaaggtttgaaatcttgtcattttcatctagcTCGTTAACTCAATTCATTTTTCTTCGTTAATTCAGGGGTAATTCtgtctttttttgttaactttaagggcaattcggtctttttcacttaaTGTAAAACGACCCAGTACCCatgaaaaagactgaattgccttTTAAGTTgacaaaaagacggaaatactCCTGACTTAatagagaaaaatggatggagttaacgagccggatgaaaattgcaagatttcaaaccttgtGGATCCATATGCGGagaaacaaacctttggacgaaagtagcaaaactagccaaacctgaTGGGCGGAAATAGCATTTTACTCGGAATTTAAATAAAATCTTTTTCGAATCATCTAATACATTCACTCACAAGATACACAATGTCAAAGCCTTTACGATAGCTATCAAGAGAGTTTTCAATGTTGTGGTTCCtgcaaaaaatgaaaagtataaTTACAATATAAAAATTGCCAATTTTTGGCTGCCAAAATATTCTTTTCAATCCAACGGAAGGTGTGCTTTTATAATGTATGAATCACCAAAAGCGtgtttattattttaaaaataatggCAGGCATGATTCGAGTAAATTATACACATAAAAaattgagtaaacttccgttttgctccctgtggtttggtcactttaacggttttgccccaaaccgttaaaaatagccattttactccctgatgttttggttttgttgccagtttgctccctgcggggagcaaaatggaaaaacaaacagtttggatggagttagaggcggggagcaaactggcaaaaaaaccgaaacatcagggagtaaaatggctatttttaaaggtttggagcaaaaccgttaaagtgaccaaaccacagggagcaaaacggaagtttactctaaaaaattTAAACCAGCTTAAAAATTAAAACTTACAAAAATCCAACGGAAATGCGAGTTTCATAATTCAAACCATCAGACATATGGAGGTCTCCCATGTGATCACCAAGAAGTAAAACATTTGTTCTTTTTTTCACAGACGCGCTATCCATCATTTGATCATCGACTTCACCCAAATGATCATGTAAAGATGCAGCCATATCAAGAGCATGCTCATTCTTATTTAAGCTATGAATCAACTTCCCTGTGTAAATTTGAAAATTATTAACGGTTAATATGAccataaattaattaaaaatttaaaacataGTTGTGTACTTATCGTAGCAGCTGGATTTACCTGTAAAAGATACTAGGTTACCATTCTGGTCAAATTTCATCCGGTTTGATACAATCTTGACGTTTTTGAAAGTTCTATGCAGTTTCTGACGAAGAACCTGATGAAATCGAGAATAAACATCATAGTTATATTTAGGATACTAAGGCCGGAGGGTGTGGAGGCGCCACCCTTGCCACCTCACCAACAATGGCGCCCCGGCGGCGCCATCTGCCACACCGTGGCATTCAAAGGGGGGCGCCATGGGTTGTCCGCCACCATGGTAACGAGGAAGAAGATGTGTACAGGTGGGGCCCGCATGCATTTCatccaataattttttttttttaattttgtttaatagggggctttatcccacaccctgCAAGTTAAGGCCCCTTCCAATAAAGCCCCCTGGCTGACGTGGATCCTAGGTGGCGTTGACGTATCCTGATAAatcccctaggggctttatcccacaccccATAGCCTAATTGCCAGCTGGCATACAAGAATGATGACATGACAATGGTATAGTATAGCTTACCTCTTCAATAATATCAGCTAGACCTGCTGAAAATATAAGAACCGGGATATCTCTCTCCTGgagacaaaaaaataaaataagattaactaaattagcctgttaaatgattaaaaaaatataaaacaaaaaacttGCCTCTAAAAACTCGAAAAGCTCAACGACACCTTCTCTGAAAGCAATCACAGCATTGGCTACAGAGTTTCTTATTGCATCATATGTAAGACCTCCTTCAATAAGAAGACCATGGGTCTTACCCCACCTACGATAATAAAAAATAATGATTTAATATGTATTAAATTAttttaaaatagtaaaaaaaagagtaaattactttttgagtccctgtgttttagtggttttaaccacttgagtccaaaatcaaagagtttaacgccctgagtccctagtcatttattttataacgttttgagtccaattttgtttattttataacgatttgagtccaaaaaattggactcaaaaggttaaaatttggactcaaaaggactcaaatggttaatgaaaatgcttatagggactcaggtcgttaaactttttgcttttggactcaactagttaaaaccactaaaacacagggactcaaaaagtaatttaccctaaaaaaaGGGGTGATATTTAGGTGTGTTTGACTGTGTAAATAGTCAACATACCATTCTACCATGAGCTTTGTTTTTTCATCAATTGGAATCTGCGGGTCATATTCTATAGGATGATAATAGTTAAATAACTCGTCCCTCTTAGCATTGTATTCAGGGTTATCCTGTTGTAGGAGCGCGTGACTGGCTACAAGTATATTGAGACTATAGTTTAGTCACATTAAAAATACATAATTAAGATAAAAACGTTCAAAAAACGAAAATGAAGCGTGAACATACATTGTCCTCGACATCCATCAACCCAAAACTTTGTAAGTGTATTATCAAAATCTGCAATAACCTACAGTTTCAAACGATGAAACAATTGCAAAATGATTCCCTCAGTACAATTTATACAATAAAGTATGTAGTGCAAGAAGTCATTGAAAAACTCGAGATTCAGATTACTCTGTGCAGGCTCATAATTCACAATCTATTCTATTTTTAAGATTGCATTAACATTCTAAATTTATGTTTTGGTAATCAAATTAGTAACTTTTGTTCTAATCCACAAGTTTGATTTGAGCATTTCAGACATTTGGTCAACAATCAAATATAGTAATTAAACTAGGAGCCAAAATCAATAACTAGAAATCCTAAAATTTgtaccaatggggtggtggtcgattggcaaaggcaaagcctttaaacaccttgggagagggaggtcttgggttcaagtctcatAGACGACatggaataaaagaaatttgtcgttcaaaaagaAATCCTAAAATTTGTAAGTTTATGACAACACAAATTTCAAAGAAACAAACACACCCAGTAAAATCCCACTTGTAGCATAGCTATTGACAGTAGGgatgtaaacgaaccgaacgaacacgaacaaggccgtTAAGGAAacaaatgtgttcacgaacggttcatgaacacttaccgaacgagattttatgttcgtgttcgttcattaaggaaatgagcgtgttcgcgaacggttcacgaacacaaactaacacaaataaatttggcgaatgcgataaaggataaagatagatggtccagagagtagcactcgaacttgaatcccttattgtggaacggaggtcgatcgtattcatggatgtaaataatgagaaatgaaagggaaatgatgcataaacaaggtgaaagtgggtttcctagtttaattgttagggaaataaaataaataaaagtttaataatatataaagtacaaataaaatataagaaagtacaaagatcttcaattaaaacacaaacatacgaacataaacgaacgcaaatcaatgaatgttcacgaacaccttaccgaacgttcacgaacacaattgaacgaacgagagctctgttcatgtttgttcatttaactaatcgaacaaaatttcttgttcatgttcgtttgtctattaaacgaatgaacataaacgaacttcccgctgaacggttcatgaactgttcgctgaacattcggttcgtttacagccctaattgaCAGGGTCTAGGATGACGGAAAATATTTCCTCGAGAAGTTGCTCAAACCGAAATCTGGACaccaaaaaactttttttttgacGTGTAAAGTACAACACAGTAATCCAGATAACTTAAAATGCGGCTAAAGAGATACAAAAAAAGGATACTACCACTAACATAAGTACAACAGATTAAACATACTTCCCCTAAATGAAACTAAAGGCAAGGCCCAAAAACAAACATGATTCCATAAACCCTAAAAACAAACAAGATTCCATAAACCCTAAAAACAACCAattcaaagtaaaaaaaaaaaaaacctgaaaTTTCGAAGGACCTGCGAGGCGAATAGCCGCTTTTTTCTGGTGAAGCAACTTGGGATCATTAACAACAACCTTAGAAGAATAACAATTGTTCCCATTAACCATAGTCCCCAATTTAGCTCTATTCATCTTTCTCCCACTACAACTCCAAACCCTTAATCAACCAAAAGAAACACAAACCACCAACTTATACATATGCATTATTACATATGAGTATCAAATATAAAAGACCCATGAAAAGAGTACAAAACCTGTAACTGATACGATCAGAAATGCAACGAATGGTGTGGGAACAAAAGCAAGTCAGAGACATAAATAGGTTAAGAAGGTTTAGGATTTGCCAAAATATGCGGCATATGCTTATAAATTGTTGTGGGCATATACATATATGCTTTCAAGTTTTGGAGTTATGGAGTTTGGACCTTCAGATGACACACATGTATGCCCCCTTCTGCAAAATAGATAAACCTGTGACGTCACTCCTTTTTAGTTTGTGTAAAGTTTTTTACGCTTTTGTTGGTTTTAGTTGTTTGTGATGTGGTATCATGGTTAATGACATGAGGTTTTAgttttaaacaaagtttggtgTTTGGATATTCTTGTTTTGAGTTGACTAAAATACATTAGCTCAGTTGTTTGCAGTTGTgtgtaatgtatttttttttggTAAGGTGTGATTATTCACGAATGTCGGGAGGTTTAGTATACGTTGTTTTAAGGGgatgaggatgtaacacctcgaaaatttgcgtcctataatgtattgacacgtgtcataagtgtGACCATGATAACAAATAccatagagggactaaagttgacaaacatagaaagtaagTGAATttgagggttcaaaatgtcaacaagggataaatatgctttacagtaaccctacatgatgctcgtaccttcaaacgaatgaatcatgaatCATACGGAACTAAaagtggaagaaagtgagagattacaaactacaggggttaaatgtgtcaacatgtttaagttatacctctgagtgaccttttagcaaacccgaggctttgtaacggtaaattatgctcactagaatacatGACAAAAAtttcataaggttccgttatcatatgagaaagttatgatcaaattcgtatacgaggggttgaAAGCGTCAATGATGAAGTTCGTGACTTTCGGGTGACAATacagttaaccgaggacttaacgaaGTAGGTATATATCTTGAAGCCCTTATAAGTCAACTTGGAAGGTTCAAAATGCAAGGAATAAGATCAAAACTATGTTGTGAAAGGGCAAGGACCAAAGCTTAAAAATCAAAAGTTGAAGATTTGATCAGAAGGGGCATCGCGCGATGCGACGGTCGCTAGGGGGGGGGGGCTTCGCATAGCGCGAGGGCCTGTCTGATCCGAAAACTTTGCTTCATGTCTGCCTTTTTCATTCAAACCGACTTAGAACCATAAATGatgcagcatgggcgccccctacatgctttagagcccttagggacacttgttgatgatcaatGATCAGTTGTAGCCTTGGTTGTCAACAATCTAGTGATTTATAAGCACTATAAAAGGCCCTCATGTGCAACATTGTGTTCACAACTTCAATCTGCATTTGTGAagacttctggagctccaaagcagaaccaagccatccctagtcgtgcataggactttggtaagcacccttaacctttcttagttaagtttttgcttagttatagcttaaaagtcaaaccgtcataattaacggttgacttaacgattaatcacaaatggtccagtgattagtcgaatcaaaggtagttatatgttggtaattatgtgggcattaaacccttaaaagggcaccctttGATTCCCaatctaactagtccaaatgtcgggtcaaagttgcttagaaaaagtcaacagaatgctaattttcgatttaacgcataattaacaatgtagatggcatgtaacctattttatcactcatataacttgataataagtattataactggtctaagcttgtttgatccgaccatttactgttttgaa
This genomic stretch from Helianthus annuus cultivar XRQ/B chromosome 8, HanXRQr2.0-SUNRISE, whole genome shotgun sequence harbors:
- the LOC110872336 gene encoding nuclear pore complex protein DDB_G0274915, whose amino-acid sequence is MATAGDGNPPYETTGAGGKFRKRPLRRSVPATPYARPPSAARNHNPSMLKKLVVEPASRLIYAGAHRLFDVFRKRPLVQSLGPPEINKEPQNVLQNEGGNVNSASVSAATGISELESLLQQKTFTRSEIERLTSVLHSKTTESPSNDSLEKRGAKRDNFHAAISTPIGTSGVLKEETASPAELAKHYMGSRQDSKLLPRTPITAVAQKTANSLGNLENGFATPRSRGRSAMYTMARAPYSRSPLSFSQQGIKSDYGHDAALTSSQGHEGKMALKRRSSVLDDDIGSGGPLRRIRQKANLLSQREKKELGYTTFQQPEDSGQYLLLTNASEPRGSDYASVPTKATQTANKILQHLDKPNSIENKSLSTLAGMNEKTPNKLRLDMLHGQALRSLEKADSPKLDSSFRDIQKPVVSELTLQSKSKDKTEENGLRKSTVSSNVLTLVNGDNDMPDTLKNKAPVVEFTYLPSNTEEPQKKHAFQMSAPEDYFEIDDDEDDVHDNGHVSLPLVENNKPETSAADIIKTPTLVEVSKTSELVEYNKAVFPAASKVPEQVELKEAENDNKPISSPLSPSVTTTQTSVLTNSTSQQENVASVKVSPFAFSANEPSEFKPNAGSDPKEIVPVSVFNSVTKNDHVKVSVFNKDENKMFGKSESLSAAVSAATSTDGIFAFGASNKNLSSLDTTPASNPPTFPSVAPFSASVSTTAMAPLSTTTTTPAVSFSTSVSPQVFSFGSVTSTAPSTSVVETGNTSTSSPFAITTFATTTTTTESGLFGFGSSAAATSTTTTGSGLFGFSSPTAATSTATTTTTGNGPFGFSSAAAAEATSTATTTTTATGNGLFGFSSPAAATSTTTTTTGNGLFGFSSPAAATTTTTASGLFGFSSPAAATSTTATTTGSGLFGFSSPAATTSTTITTNTTGGGLFGFSSPAAATSTTATTTVGNGLFGFSSPAAATSTTTTGSGLFGVSSSAAATSTTTAATGSGLFGFSSPAAATSTTTATGSGLFSFGSSAAAPSTTSSLSHGSFFNVTNGFQASTPASSTSTLFGSSAPAFSSTSSFGITSVGPASEIKSGNSTSGSTTSIFGSSWQQPQQSSGFGSTFTSSPSTSVFSFGASSTPASSFGPSVFGNSTPVFGATPNNNINNNNNNGDQMSMEDSMAEDSMQTQSPVSPFGQAPVSTTTPGFMFGSATPTPTPSLTPAPVSFSFGGQQNQAPAPQNPFQSSSVEFNAGGGSFSLGSGGEKSNRRIVRVMKSKNRKK
- the LOC110872337 gene encoding 7-methylguanosine phosphate-specific 5'-nucleotidase A isoform X1; this translates as MSLTCFCSHTIRCISDRISYRVWSCSGRKMNRAKLGTMVNGNNCYSSKVVVNDPKLLHQKKAAIRLAGPSKFQVIADFDNTLTKFWVDGCRGQSSHALLQQDNPEYNAKRDELFNYYHPIEYDPQIPIDEKTKLMVEWWGKTHGLLIEGGLTYDAIRNSVANAVIAFREGVVELFEFLEERDIPVLIFSAGLADIIEEVLRQKLHRTFKNVKIVSNRMKFDQNGNLVSFTGKLIHSLNKNEHALDMAASLHDHLGEVDDQMMDSASVKKRTNVLLLGDHMGDLHMSDGLNYETRISVGFLNHNIENSLDSYRKGFDIVYLDDAPMSGVVKLVSELFSPASD
- the LOC110872337 gene encoding 7-methylguanosine phosphate-specific 5'-nucleotidase A isoform X2 → MSLTCFCSHTIRCISDRISYSGRKMNRAKLGTMVNGNNCYSSKVVVNDPKLLHQKKAAIRLAGPSKFQVIADFDNTLTKFWVDGCRGQSSHALLQQDNPEYNAKRDELFNYYHPIEYDPQIPIDEKTKLMVEWWGKTHGLLIEGGLTYDAIRNSVANAVIAFREGVVELFEFLEERDIPVLIFSAGLADIIEEVLRQKLHRTFKNVKIVSNRMKFDQNGNLVSFTGKLIHSLNKNEHALDMAASLHDHLGEVDDQMMDSASVKKRTNVLLLGDHMGDLHMSDGLNYETRISVGFLNHNIENSLDSYRKGFDIVYLDDAPMSGVVKLVSELFSPASD